One region of Flavobacteriales bacterium genomic DNA includes:
- a CDS encoding ABC transporter ATP-binding protein codes for MIRIRDLNKSYQMGHNSLHVLKGIDLDIGQGEFVSIMGSSGSGKSTLLNILGLLDEHDNGSYHLNDVLMKNLSEKKAAYYRNQFIGFVFQSFNLISFKNALENVALPLYYQKVPRKKRNQLAMEYLDKAGLKDWAEHMPNELSGGQKQRVAIARSLISKPKVILADEPTGALDSVTSREVMNLFKEINAEGITVIIVTHENDISAMTQRVIKLKDGIIVAA; via the coding sequence ATGATCAGAATTCGAGACCTCAATAAGTCCTACCAAATGGGACATAATTCTCTGCACGTGCTGAAGGGCATTGACCTGGATATAGGACAGGGAGAATTCGTGTCTATCATGGGGTCTTCGGGTTCAGGTAAGTCTACTCTCCTCAATATTCTTGGATTACTCGATGAGCACGATAATGGCAGCTATCATTTGAATGATGTGCTCATGAAGAATCTGTCGGAAAAGAAAGCGGCGTACTACCGCAACCAATTCATCGGGTTCGTTTTTCAGAGTTTCAATTTGATCTCGTTCAAGAATGCTCTGGAAAACGTGGCTTTGCCGTTGTACTATCAAAAGGTTCCTCGTAAGAAGAGAAATCAACTCGCCATGGAATACTTGGATAAGGCTGGGTTAAAGGATTGGGCGGAGCACATGCCAAATGAGCTCTCGGGCGGACAAAAACAACGTGTTGCGATCGCGCGATCATTGATCAGCAAGCCGAAGGTGATCTTGGCTGATGAGCCTACGGGAGCATTGGATTCGGTCACCTCTCGCGAGGTAATGAACCTATTCAAGGAGATCAATGCCGAGGGAATAACCGTGATCATCGTGACCCATGAGAACGACATTTCGGCCATGACCCAACGCGTGATCAAACTTAAGGACGGAATAATAGTAGCAGCCTGA
- a CDS encoding ABC transporter permease: protein MFDRDRWQEIWEVLSKNKLRSILTAFGIFWGIFMMIIMLASGRGLQNGVSQDFGDMATNSMFLWTQGTSIPYKGLPRGRYFSLRLDDVDAIYNNIPEAKLVCPRNQLGGWQGANNVIRGLRTGAFSVYADVPGYAEVELRNMSEGRFINEADLQERRKVCVIGEAVYDALYDPGEEVIGSYVQISGVYFQVIGLFKSVKSGEDALEETQMIHIPFTTFAQAFNRGDRVGWMALMSEDKVKVSEMQEKVLALLKERHNVHPNDERAFGSNNLEEEYERMNNLFTGIKALSFFVGILTLIAGVIGVSNIMLVIVKERTKEIGVRRALGATPWKVMGQIIQESVVLTSLAGIAGLVAGVWLMEGVGQALVQFNMDTGSFRDPEVKFGIVFISLIILIISGALAGLIPAHRAVKIRPVDALRTE, encoded by the coding sequence ATGTTCGATAGAGATCGTTGGCAAGAAATATGGGAGGTACTCTCCAAAAATAAGCTCCGCTCAATTCTTACAGCATTTGGAATCTTTTGGGGCATATTCATGATGATCATTATGCTGGCCAGCGGCAGAGGTTTGCAAAATGGAGTTAGTCAGGACTTTGGTGATATGGCCACTAATAGCATGTTCCTCTGGACACAGGGAACTTCGATACCATATAAAGGTCTGCCTAGAGGTCGTTATTTCAGTCTAAGACTGGATGACGTTGATGCCATTTACAACAATATCCCTGAAGCGAAGCTGGTTTGCCCCAGGAATCAATTGGGAGGTTGGCAAGGAGCGAATAACGTTATTCGAGGATTGCGCACAGGTGCGTTTAGCGTTTACGCTGATGTGCCCGGATATGCGGAAGTTGAGCTTCGGAACATGTCTGAAGGTCGGTTCATCAATGAAGCGGATCTTCAAGAACGAAGAAAGGTTTGTGTGATCGGTGAGGCGGTTTACGATGCGTTATACGATCCCGGAGAAGAGGTAATTGGTTCTTACGTCCAAATCAGTGGGGTATACTTTCAGGTCATCGGATTGTTTAAATCGGTAAAGTCCGGGGAAGATGCTTTGGAAGAAACTCAGATGATCCATATCCCCTTTACGACATTCGCTCAAGCATTCAACAGAGGTGATCGAGTTGGTTGGATGGCGTTAATGTCCGAGGACAAGGTGAAAGTGTCTGAAATGCAGGAAAAGGTATTGGCCTTACTCAAGGAGCGGCACAACGTGCATCCCAACGACGAACGAGCTTTTGGATCAAATAACCTCGAAGAGGAATACGAGCGAATGAACAACTTGTTTACGGGCATCAAAGCACTTTCTTTCTTCGTAGGCATATTAACCCTAATTGCCGGAGTAATCGGTGTGAGTAACATCATGTTGGTCATCGTAAAAGAGCGAACCAAGGAGATCGGAGTTCGACGAGCGTTAGGTGCGACACCATGGAAAGTAATGGGTCAAATCATTCAAGAATCTGTTGTTTTAACCTCCTTGGCCGGAATTGCCGGATTGGTGGCCGGCGTCTGGCTCATGGAAGGTGTAGGTCAAGCGTTAGTACAATTCAATATGGATACGGGATCCTTTAGAGATCCCGAGGTAAAGTTTGGAATCGTTTTTATTTCGCTAATCATTTTGATTATTTCCGGTGCTTTGGCCGGACTAATACCAGCGCATCGTGCCGTAAAGATCAGACCGGTCGATGCCCTTAGAACAGAATAA
- a CDS encoding response regulator produces the protein MLTPTNLKVLVVDDDEVNLLITTTMLIQMGITAVKASTGEQALEEVEHGPYDLVLMDLEMPGIDGTKTTREIRKKGYNMTIMAMSAYNSINGHSRAHQAGIRVFIRKPIDSDKLTEVLDLLTEGPYLLDDAPMMSV, from the coding sequence ATGCTTACACCCACTAATTTAAAAGTACTTGTGGTCGATGACGACGAAGTGAATCTATTGATCACAACTACGATGCTCATCCAAATGGGCATCACTGCAGTTAAAGCTTCAACCGGCGAACAAGCTCTGGAGGAGGTCGAGCACGGCCCATACGATTTGGTATTAATGGACCTCGAAATGCCCGGAATCGACGGAACAAAAACCACAAGAGAGATTCGGAAAAAAGGCTATAATATGACCATCATGGCGATGAGTGCATACAACAGCATAAATGGTCATAGCCGTGCACATCAAGCCGGAATTCGGGTGTTTATTCGTAAACCCATCGATAGCGATAAACTAACCGAGGTTTTGGATCTACTCACGGAAGGGCCTTATCTGTTGGATGACGCTCCAATGATGTCTGTTTAA
- a CDS encoding SulP family inorganic anion transporter yields MKYTLSDFSKDGPAGLVVFLVALPLCLGIALASGAPLLSGLISGIVAGIVVGTLSGSHLSVSGPAAGLTVIVLDAIGEMGSFENFLVAVVLAGIIQILMGVFKAGIIGLFFPVSVIRGMLAAIGIILILKQIPHFLGIDSDAFGEMSFLGTDGRNTFEELAYATTHMEYGALIIGLISLFVMLGWDLFLKVRIKALSFIPGALLAVLAGVILNQYYKGVTPAIFLEASHLVQIPKFGFNAESSDLMNFPSFGALSSFTTYKEAVVIAIIASLETLLSIEAVDKLDPHKRRTPNNKELRAQGIGNVIAGFIGGLPMTAVIIRSSANVDAGAATKVSAIFHGILLAVCVLLIPNILNMIPLASLAAILLIVGFKLNKPSLYHRQFYNGIRQFLPFIITIIAILFSDLLIGILIGLCVSIFFILQTNYNTPYFYLEDEHSDEEKDKHITIHLSEHVSFLNKGRLQKTLEELPPECEITIDGKNTLDIDFDVLNVIYDFNSTAHERGISVNLINIPELN; encoded by the coding sequence ATGAAATACACCCTATCTGACTTCTCAAAGGACGGGCCCGCTGGGCTCGTTGTTTTTCTTGTAGCACTCCCACTTTGTCTTGGTATTGCCCTTGCTTCAGGTGCTCCACTACTCTCAGGATTGATCTCTGGTATTGTGGCCGGAATCGTGGTAGGAACTTTGAGCGGATCCCACCTTTCGGTCAGTGGACCAGCAGCCGGACTTACCGTGATCGTTTTGGATGCCATTGGTGAAATGGGCTCGTTTGAGAATTTTTTAGTCGCGGTGGTACTCGCCGGCATCATTCAGATTCTGATGGGTGTATTCAAGGCGGGAATCATCGGCTTATTCTTTCCTGTATCGGTCATTCGAGGGATGCTCGCTGCTATTGGAATAATCCTAATTCTTAAGCAAATACCTCATTTTCTTGGTATTGACTCAGATGCCTTCGGAGAAATGAGTTTCTTGGGTACGGATGGTCGAAATACCTTTGAGGAACTAGCTTACGCCACAACACACATGGAGTACGGTGCTCTGATCATTGGCTTGATCTCACTATTCGTTATGTTGGGATGGGACTTATTCTTGAAGGTCCGAATTAAGGCACTTTCTTTTATTCCAGGAGCTCTATTGGCCGTTTTAGCAGGTGTAATCCTTAACCAATACTACAAAGGGGTAACGCCGGCTATCTTTCTCGAAGCGAGTCATCTCGTTCAAATCCCAAAATTCGGTTTTAATGCGGAGTCATCTGATCTCATGAACTTTCCGAGCTTCGGTGCACTCAGTTCTTTTACCACTTATAAAGAGGCCGTGGTCATTGCGATCATTGCCAGTCTAGAGACTTTACTGAGTATTGAGGCTGTGGACAAATTGGACCCGCACAAGCGCAGAACCCCAAACAATAAAGAATTGCGAGCGCAAGGTATCGGGAACGTCATTGCAGGGTTTATTGGCGGGCTACCAATGACCGCAGTGATCATTCGATCATCGGCGAATGTAGATGCAGGAGCAGCTACGAAGGTCTCCGCGATTTTTCACGGAATTCTTTTAGCAGTGTGCGTACTGTTGATTCCCAATATCCTCAACATGATACCCCTTGCCAGTTTGGCGGCTATCCTATTGATCGTTGGTTTCAAACTGAACAAGCCTTCGCTGTATCACCGGCAATTCTACAATGGCATTCGCCAGTTTCTGCCCTTTATCATTACGATCATTGCGATCCTCTTCAGTGACTTGCTTATTGGGATTCTCATTGGCTTGTGCGTTTCTATCTTCTTTATTCTGCAAACGAATTACAACACTCCTTACTTCTATCTGGAGGATGAACACTCTGATGAAGAAAAAGATAAGCACATCACCATACACCTTTCAGAACATGTTTCCTTCTTGAATAAAGGGCGATTGCAAAAAACGCTTGAAGAACTACCCCCAGAATGCGAGATTACCATTGACGGTAAAAACACGCTCGATATTGATTTTGACGTATTGAACGTCATATACGACTTCAATTCCACAGCACACGAGCGAGGAATTAGTGTGAACCTCATTAACATTCCCGAGTTAAACTAA
- a CDS encoding helix-turn-helix transcriptional regulator, whose product MAYPNVRILIDEKVFLKNPESSKLGKRILEGAIEMIAQIGFEQFTFKKLAERIESTEASVYRYFENKHKLLIYLMTWYWDWIDYQIIFVTSNIESPEKRLRNCIELLSRPIQLDQTFEHINEKALYNIVISESSKVYLNKEVDTDNKEGLFASYKRFVDRVAQIILEINPDYRFSHALISTVVESVHDQNFFAHHLPSLTEVKKNETERIEEFVKELVFKAIS is encoded by the coding sequence ATGGCCTATCCGAACGTACGGATCTTGATCGATGAAAAGGTTTTTCTCAAAAATCCGGAGAGCAGTAAGCTCGGTAAAAGGATTCTTGAGGGGGCGATCGAGATGATTGCCCAAATCGGTTTTGAGCAGTTTACCTTCAAGAAACTTGCTGAGCGTATAGAGAGTACCGAAGCATCCGTTTATCGCTATTTTGAAAACAAGCATAAACTGCTGATCTACCTAATGACCTGGTATTGGGATTGGATAGATTATCAGATCATCTTCGTAACGAGCAACATCGAGTCCCCGGAAAAGCGATTGAGGAATTGTATCGAGTTGCTAAGCCGCCCAATTCAACTGGATCAGACCTTTGAGCACATAAACGAAAAAGCGCTTTATAACATCGTTATTAGCGAGTCGTCAAAGGTCTATCTCAACAAAGAGGTTGACACAGATAACAAAGAAGGTCTTTTTGCCAGTTACAAGCGTTTTGTCGATCGCGTGGCACAAATAATTCTTGAAATTAACCCCGATTACAGGTTCTCACATGCCTTGATCTCTACAGTTGTAGAAAGCGTGCACGACCAGAACTTCTTTGCTCACCATTTACCAAGTTTGACCGAGGTGAAGAAGAACGAAACAGAGAGAATCGAAGAGTTCGTTAAGGAACTCGTATTTAAGGCGATTTCCTGA
- a CDS encoding efflux RND transporter periplasmic adaptor subunit — MKKVLRILLILIAVTLVGYTFYFLYQKSVEPEMTYNTAKPEKGSVIKKTVATGSIIPRKEIEIKPQVSGIIDVLYVEAGDEVKKGDLIARIKVIPDMAQLNAAENRLNRAQISLDAAKLNYDRNKELHEKGIIADATYQDFEIAYRNAQEELAAAESNLEIIKEGAAKKAGETANTLVRSTANGTVLDVPVEEGNSVIEANTFNDGTTIATVADLGEMIFEGKVDESEVGKIRTGMELILNIGALQDEQFNAELEYISPKGVEENGAIQFEIKADMVLREGLFIRAGYSANADIVLARADSVLTIKESLLQFEEGKPYVEVKVGEDQYERREIKTGLSDGIIVEVQEGLGPDDEIKVWNSPVRS, encoded by the coding sequence ATGAAAAAAGTACTTCGAATTCTTCTCATCCTCATAGCGGTGACTTTAGTGGGCTATACTTTCTACTTTTTGTATCAGAAGTCCGTTGAGCCAGAGATGACCTACAATACGGCCAAGCCTGAGAAAGGCTCTGTTATTAAAAAGACCGTGGCTACAGGGTCCATTATCCCTCGTAAAGAGATAGAAATCAAGCCTCAGGTATCGGGTATCATCGATGTCTTATATGTTGAAGCCGGTGATGAAGTTAAAAAGGGGGATCTCATTGCGCGTATCAAGGTCATTCCAGATATGGCACAGCTTAATGCCGCGGAAAATCGGTTGAACAGAGCGCAGATATCACTTGATGCGGCAAAGCTCAACTACGATCGAAACAAAGAGTTGCACGAGAAGGGAATCATTGCTGATGCCACCTATCAAGACTTTGAGATCGCTTACCGTAACGCTCAGGAAGAACTGGCAGCGGCCGAGTCGAACCTCGAGATAATTAAGGAAGGAGCAGCTAAGAAGGCAGGAGAAACGGCCAACACACTCGTTCGCAGCACCGCCAACGGTACCGTATTGGATGTGCCGGTTGAAGAAGGTAACTCTGTTATTGAAGCAAATACTTTCAACGACGGAACTACCATCGCTACCGTGGCCGATTTGGGAGAAATGATCTTTGAAGGAAAGGTCGATGAGTCTGAAGTAGGCAAGATCAGAACAGGTATGGAGTTGATCTTGAACATCGGTGCTCTTCAAGATGAACAATTCAATGCAGAGCTCGAATACATATCGCCGAAAGGTGTTGAAGAAAACGGGGCCATTCAGTTCGAGATCAAAGCGGATATGGTATTGCGCGAAGGGCTTTTCATTCGGGCTGGCTACAGTGCCAATGCGGATATCGTACTCGCTCGAGCCGATTCAGTATTGACCATCAAAGAGTCACTTTTACAGTTCGAAGAGGGTAAACCCTACGTGGAGGTGAAAGTTGGTGAAGATCAGTACGAGCGTCGCGAGATCAAAACGGGTCTATCCGATGGTATCATCGTCGAAGTTCAAGAAGGACTTGGACCTGATGATGAGATCAAGGTTTGGAATAGTCCAGTGCGTTCTTAA
- a CDS encoding ComEC/Rec2 family competence protein has translation MGGWLLWSIALLLLIGCIWRYGGHSTYLMLVTALAFHHGGRVPDLLSGDVGGVYFSMSGYEVRESGRRYLVIGRLLECSETEFDRMEVVLELTEDPGESGPMVISGFGNFWAPKPGEGGDFDERAWFRREGWFARIKPKSSLSIEYIEPNYLNRMKRSWLDALARSRLPPFQKRLARALLFGRGRDLSDGDRMPFSHTGTAHVLAVSGLHVGMIFALLNWIVSFIPTLRWRRALSLFVIVSGLLAYCWVTDFSPSVVRSSIMFSAWVISMNLERDRYSLNGLWLAALISLIIWPLWIFSAGFHLSYTAVAAILIGFDRWRLPDDWPVWKKRLGAMVQVTVFAHLGTLAVSWYYFGLFPLYFLPANMIFTPLIALLLYGSWLVLIGSSFFWGKWMAHIYGVSIELYRKGLLWLSHRPFSILEHEFTMADLALLAIGSWMVILRIRKAKGIILGLLSILVYRVCFWFG, from the coding sequence TTGGGCGGTTGGCTCTTGTGGAGTATCGCTTTGCTATTGCTCATTGGGTGTATTTGGCGTTATGGAGGACATTCGACCTACTTGATGTTGGTAACGGCCTTGGCCTTTCATCATGGGGGTCGAGTGCCGGATCTGCTTTCCGGGGATGTAGGAGGGGTTTATTTTTCCATGAGTGGGTACGAGGTTCGCGAATCGGGCCGAAGGTATTTGGTGATCGGGAGGCTGCTCGAATGTTCTGAGACGGAATTCGATAGAATGGAGGTCGTGTTGGAGTTGACCGAGGATCCCGGCGAAAGTGGGCCAATGGTTATTTCGGGTTTCGGAAATTTTTGGGCTCCGAAACCCGGGGAGGGGGGTGATTTCGATGAACGTGCGTGGTTTCGGCGCGAAGGTTGGTTTGCAAGGATAAAACCAAAAAGTAGTTTAAGTATTGAATACATAGAGCCAAACTACTTGAACCGGATGAAGCGTTCATGGCTCGATGCCCTTGCCAGGAGTCGCCTACCGCCGTTTCAGAAGAGACTCGCTAGGGCTCTTTTATTCGGACGCGGGCGTGATTTGAGCGATGGGGATCGGATGCCTTTTTCGCATACCGGAACAGCTCATGTGTTAGCAGTTTCTGGTTTGCACGTTGGGATGATCTTCGCATTGTTGAATTGGATCGTTTCTTTTATCCCGACTTTACGTTGGAGGCGGGCATTAAGCCTTTTCGTCATTGTGAGTGGTTTGCTGGCCTATTGTTGGGTGACGGACTTCTCACCGTCCGTCGTTCGCTCATCGATCATGTTCTCGGCTTGGGTCATTTCAATGAATCTAGAAAGGGATCGATATTCACTTAATGGGCTGTGGTTAGCTGCGTTGATCTCGTTGATCATTTGGCCTTTATGGATCTTTTCAGCGGGTTTTCACCTGTCATATACGGCGGTTGCTGCCATTCTCATCGGCTTTGATCGTTGGAGATTGCCCGATGATTGGCCCGTTTGGAAAAAGAGGTTAGGGGCGATGGTTCAGGTAACGGTATTTGCTCATCTGGGGACGTTAGCCGTGAGTTGGTATTATTTCGGACTGTTTCCTCTTTATTTCCTTCCGGCGAACATGATCTTTACGCCCTTGATCGCCCTACTGCTTTATGGAAGCTGGTTGGTCTTGATCGGCAGCTCTTTCTTTTGGGGCAAATGGATGGCACACATATACGGTGTTTCAATTGAGCTTTATCGGAAAGGGTTGCTTTGGTTGAGTCACAGACCTTTTTCGATCCTGGAGCACGAATTTACTATGGCCGACCTTGCTCTTTTGGCGATAGGATCATGGATGGTAATTCTTAGAATCAGAAAAGCCAAGGGAATTATCCTTGGCTTATTATCAATACTCGTATATCGTGTTTGTTTTTGGTTCGGTTAA
- a CDS encoding ABC transporter permease produces MFDLDKWQEIFTTIRQNKLRTFLTGFSVGWGIFMLIILLGSGQGIFNGVESMFNDDAINSIWIRPGQTTMEYKGFKPGRRVKMYNEDYDYLLNTYEGIDRATARDWVWGVNVSYKSEYGSYGVRGCHPGHEYLEKTQMLSGRYLNDIDIQEARKVAVIGKLVQQDLFGQKSTIGEYINISGIPFKVVGVSDDVGSQWEQRSIYIPVSTSQGVFDGGSNEFDMMMVSTGDLSLMETMDLAANIERDLKERLVVDPRDQRGLNIRNNNEEFANIVNVISGMRIFIWVIGIFTIITGVVGVSNIMMIIVKERTKEIGVRKALGATPLSIVSLILQESIFITTLSGYIGLMLGIGLLEGVNKLMPEGTPFFKNPEVDINVAIYATILLIVAGSLAGFFPARKAASIKPIVALRDE; encoded by the coding sequence ATGTTCGACCTAGATAAATGGCAAGAGATATTCACTACGATCCGCCAGAATAAGCTGCGGACGTTCTTGACCGGTTTTAGTGTCGGATGGGGAATATTCATGTTGATCATATTGCTTGGAAGTGGTCAAGGGATCTTCAATGGCGTCGAGTCTATGTTCAACGACGACGCCATCAACAGTATATGGATCCGCCCTGGTCAAACGACCATGGAATACAAGGGTTTTAAGCCAGGTAGGCGCGTTAAGATGTACAACGAAGACTACGACTACCTCTTGAACACTTACGAAGGAATTGATAGAGCTACAGCTCGCGATTGGGTTTGGGGCGTAAACGTCAGCTACAAGAGCGAGTATGGGTCATACGGTGTTCGTGGTTGTCATCCAGGGCACGAGTACCTCGAAAAGACCCAGATGCTCTCAGGTCGATACCTCAACGACATCGACATCCAAGAAGCCAGAAAAGTCGCTGTTATTGGAAAGTTGGTTCAGCAAGATCTATTTGGCCAAAAGAGCACCATTGGAGAATACATCAATATATCCGGTATCCCGTTCAAGGTCGTGGGTGTTTCGGATGACGTCGGCAGCCAGTGGGAACAGCGCTCCATTTATATTCCGGTGAGTACCTCTCAAGGTGTATTTGACGGAGGGAGCAATGAGTTCGACATGATGATGGTTTCTACAGGGGATCTGAGTTTAATGGAAACCATGGACCTCGCGGCGAATATCGAAAGGGATCTTAAAGAAAGGTTGGTGGTTGACCCCAGAGATCAACGGGGGCTAAATATCAGAAACAACAACGAAGAGTTCGCTAACATCGTGAACGTCATTAGTGGTATGCGCATCTTCATCTGGGTGATTGGGATTTTTACCATTATCACCGGAGTGGTTGGGGTCAGTAACATCATGATGATCATCGTGAAAGAACGAACTAAGGAGATTGGAGTTAGAAAAGCTCTTGGTGCTACTCCCCTATCCATTGTTTCACTAATCCTCCAAGAATCTATTTTCATTACCACATTAAGTGGCTACATCGGGTTGATGCTTGGAATCGGACTGCTGGAGGGTGTAAACAAGCTAATGCCTGAAGGAACTCCCTTCTTCAAAAATCCAGAAGTTGATATCAACGTGGCTATTTACGCGACTATTTTATTGATTGTTGCAGGATCGCTTGCCGGCTTTTTCCCCGCGCGAAAAGCGGCTAGCATCAAACCAATTGTAGCCTTAAGAGACGAATAA
- a CDS encoding ABC transporter permease, protein MTMLENYIKVAWRNLKKHRVYSLINISGLALGMACGLFIILYIFEETGYDKWWDDSDRIYRVYIDGNFLGQEINSPTTPSEMAHVLRTEFDEVESATRFRPIRQEIMFQHDDLKIYVADVAYADSNFFDVFSIPLIQGHPKEVLSHRGTCVISQRIAKAFFGNEDPIGQYLNYDDRWDYRVAGVMAPMPGNAHFSYDVLMTSNELRGNWIENGHCTYFKLTESGDPDQVINKINHYAYAELKDALVDQLNLTPEEFIQQGNSYEYGYQNIERIHLHSNLQFELKPNSNVEYLYILAVIGILVLIIAGINFTNLVTARSSSRSKEVGVRKVVGAHRPLIVRQFLTEAIIQSVIALVIALMLLELALPSLNRIMGSQGLELFGSGYGWVAVVFVFLALMVGVFSGSYPALYLSSFDPSQIIKGQFKSGKRGLLTRRVLVIIQFSISLSLIIGLSVMFRQLKYMQKKDLGFQPEQVIVVPIQTDFVTENFHDIKDGMLESVPGIESISRGSHIPGVMEMVQGIFKVGNSELTYPMWFMGVDDDFLETMEIELLLGEEPTLSTAKLGGVVINQKAVEFLGLEDPLGTEINYSNKYIDERMQVLGIIENFHTDGFDQEIKPMILYYDPMTWFTVIRIDPSQWDESIAGIEKYWNKIEPSHPFRYTLLRDDFAEMYAEEKRLSQLFLIFTIMSIWIACMGLFGLALYNSELRTKEIGIRRALGATTGQTWLLLTKEFGYLTGISILISWPISYFAMNLWLQSFVYHIEIPWWVFISSSVIALAIALITVSIQTLRTSFATPVQSLRYE, encoded by the coding sequence ATGACCATGTTGGAGAACTACATAAAGGTAGCTTGGCGCAACCTCAAGAAACACCGGGTATACTCGCTGATCAACATCAGTGGTCTTGCGCTTGGAATGGCCTGTGGGTTGTTCATCATACTCTACATTTTTGAAGAGACGGGCTACGATAAGTGGTGGGACGATTCGGACCGTATTTACCGTGTATACATCGATGGCAATTTCCTCGGACAAGAGATCAACTCACCCACTACACCATCAGAGATGGCGCATGTTCTGAGAACTGAATTCGACGAGGTTGAATCCGCGACTCGTTTTCGCCCTATCCGGCAGGAGATCATGTTTCAGCACGACGATCTCAAGATTTACGTAGCGGATGTAGCCTATGCCGACTCCAACTTTTTCGATGTCTTTTCCATACCCCTGATTCAGGGCCATCCGAAAGAGGTGTTATCGCACAGAGGTACCTGTGTGATCTCACAGCGCATCGCCAAGGCATTTTTCGGAAATGAAGATCCCATTGGGCAGTACCTGAACTACGACGATCGTTGGGATTACCGCGTTGCGGGAGTCATGGCTCCGATGCCGGGGAATGCACACTTTTCGTACGATGTACTCATGACCTCGAACGAGCTTAGAGGCAATTGGATCGAGAACGGTCATTGCACCTATTTTAAATTGACAGAATCTGGTGATCCGGATCAGGTAATTAACAAGATCAACCACTATGCATACGCCGAGCTAAAGGACGCTTTGGTGGATCAACTCAACCTTACGCCAGAAGAATTTATTCAACAAGGAAACTCTTATGAGTATGGTTATCAGAACATTGAGCGCATTCACCTTCATTCGAATCTGCAGTTCGAGCTTAAACCTAACAGTAATGTAGAGTATCTCTACATACTTGCCGTGATCGGAATCCTGGTCTTGATCATTGCCGGGATCAATTTCACGAACCTGGTGACCGCACGAAGTTCGAGTCGATCGAAAGAAGTTGGAGTCCGGAAGGTCGTAGGGGCGCATCGTCCGTTGATCGTTCGGCAGTTCTTGACCGAGGCCATCATTCAAAGTGTGATCGCCTTGGTCATAGCGTTGATGTTGCTTGAATTAGCCTTACCCAGCTTGAACAGGATCATGGGATCCCAAGGCCTTGAGCTGTTTGGCTCGGGATATGGTTGGGTTGCCGTAGTCTTTGTGTTTCTCGCACTTATGGTCGGGGTATTCTCAGGGAGCTACCCCGCCCTATACTTAAGTTCATTCGATCCATCCCAAATAATAAAGGGACAGTTCAAGAGCGGGAAGCGTGGTCTTTTGACGCGCCGAGTCCTAGTGATCATTCAGTTTAGTATAAGTTTGAGTTTAATCATAGGATTGAGCGTCATGTTTCGCCAGCTCAAGTACATGCAGAAGAAAGATCTCGGTTTTCAGCCAGAACAGGTCATCGTAGTTCCCATTCAAACCGATTTCGTGACTGAGAACTTCCACGACATCAAAGACGGAATGTTGGAGTCGGTTCCGGGAATTGAGTCTATTTCGCGAGGGTCGCACATTCCGGGCGTAATGGAAATGGTCCAAGGGATCTTCAAGGTGGGCAACTCCGAACTCACCTACCCCATGTGGTTCATGGGGGTCGATGACGATTTCTTGGAAACCATGGAGATCGAACTCCTCCTCGGAGAAGAACCCACTTTATCTACTGCTAAACTTGGTGGTGTCGTCATTAATCAAAAAGCGGTGGAATTCTTAGGGCTTGAAGACCCTTTAGGAACGGAGATTAATTATTCGAACAAATACATCGATGAGCGAATGCAGGTCCTTGGCATTATCGAGAATTTCCACACTGACGGTTTTGATCAAGAGATCAAGCCCATGATCCTTTACTACGATCCCATGACTTGGTTTACAGTGATTCGTATCGATCCGTCACAGTGGGATGAAAGCATTGCCGGCATCGAGAAATACTGGAATAAAATAGAGCCCTCTCACCCTTTCAGGTATACGCTACTCAGAGATGATTTCGCCGAGATGTATGCCGAAGAAAAACGGCTTAGTCAGTTGTTCTTGATCTTTACGATAATGAGCATTTGGATCGCATGCATGGGGTTATTCGGACTAGCACTGTACAATTCTGAATTACGTACCAAGGAAATAGGGATCAGACGAGCACTTGGAGCTACCACTGGCCAAACATGGCTACTACTCACCAAGGAATTCGGATATCTCACAGGTATTTCCATTCTGATCTCGTGGCCCATTAGCTACTTTGCAATGAATCTCTGGCTTCAGTCGTTTGTTTATCATATTGAAATTCCCTGGTGGGTCTTTATTTCGTCTTCTGTCATCGCCTTGGCGATCGCTTTAATTACTGTGAGCATACAAACCTTAAGAACGAGTTTTGCTACTCCTGTTCAATCCCTGCGATATGAATAA